In Nostocoides sp. HKS02, the DNA window GGGACGAGGGTGTCGATGTCGTGGAAGGGCCGGCCATAGGTCGTGCGGTGGCCGGCGACGGCGAAGTTGCCCACGGCCCCCGGCGCCGCCGTGCCGACGTAGTGGCCGACCCCCTCCTCGAGGATGTCGTGGTCGGTGCCCTCGAGCACCGGACGGGCGTACTGCGCGCCGAACCGGGGAATGCGCACGATGGCGAACGCCTTGCCGAACGCCACCGGCTCGGGCGTGATGCCCGTCGCCCCCGGGGTGGAGAACTCGCGGGTCAGCTCGTGGACAGTGCCCGCCTGGACGCGGTTGGCGGTGACGTCGGTCCACCACAGCTGCCAGCCGACGAACAGCAGCAGCAGCACCCCGGCTGTCACGAACAGGTCGCCGAGCAGGCCGAGCGCGCCCCGCAGCGCCCTCACAGCGCCCTCACCATGACGTCACCGAGCCGCCTTGGCGAAGGCGAGGTTGAGCGAGCCGGCGAACTCGGGGAACGCCTGCTGCGACTGGGTCTGCACCTCATAGCCCAGCCCGACGGCGTCAACCCACTGTCGGTAGATCGCGACGTTCGGGCTCGCGTCCAGAGCAGCCTGCAGCGCGGACGGGTCACCCATCGCGGTGATGACGTAGGGCGGGGAGTAGACGCGCCCCTGGAGGATGAGGGTGTTGCCGACACACCGCACCGCACTGGTCGAGATGACCCGCTGGTCCATGAGCATCATCGCCTCGGCGCCCCCCTTCCACAGTGCGTTGACGACCGCCTGCACGTCCTGCTGGTGAACCACGTAGTCGTCGACGCTGAAGTCGCGCGGCAGCACGCTCGGGACGTTCTTGGCGTCGGTCAGAGTAACCCGGATGGTCGGACCATGCACTGCTTCGGTGCCGGCGGCCAAGGCGAGGGCGTTGGCGCGCTGGGTCAGCTGGGTGACGCGCAGGTCACCGGGCGCCTGCTGCGCGGACAACCGGTCGACGTCAGCGCGCAGCTGGCGGACGTGCTCGGCGGCCGTCGCGTTGGCGTGGGTCTGCTGCCGGATCAGCCCGGGCAGGTCGGTGCTCGAGGACCGCAGGTCGGTGCCGTGGGCGGTGGCTGCACTCACCGCGAACAGCAGCCCGGCGCTGAGGGCGACGACGGGGACGAGGGCCGACCAGAGCGTGGGTCGACGCGTCAGCCACGTCAGCCGCTGGTCTGCCATGCCACTACGCTATGCCACACGTCCCCGGCGGGTTGAAGCCGTCCGACCGCAAGGAGTGTCTCCCGTGCCAGAGTCCAAGGGTCGCGCCAAGCGCGCGTACACCGCGCCCGCAAAGCCGGCGAAGCCCAAGGTCGGCAACCCTCCGTGGTTCGTGCCGGTGATGCTCACGCTCATGGTGCTGGGCCTGCTCTGGGTGGTCGTCTTCTACATCACCAGCCAACGCTTCCCGGTGGAGTCCCTCGGTCGCTGGAACCTCGGCATCGGCTTCGGTCTCATGCTGTCCGGTTTCGCCATGACCACCCGCTGGCGCTGACGAGTTATCCACAGACTTGTCCCCAGCTGGGGACAGAATGACAGCCGTGTAATACGTCAGACGGGTGAGGGGCTCTCACCCCTCTGACGGAGGGGCTCCGGCCAGCCCAGCACCGGCCAGCCCAGCACCGGTCAGCCCAGCGCCGGGGTCGTGGCGTACTTGACCACGGTGAGCGCCACGAGCAGCACGACCACGAGCGCCATACCCGGCCACTGCCACCGGCGCCGTGCGGGCGTGCTCGTCCACGAGATCACCGCCGCCAGGGCGGCACCGGTGAGCAGGCCACCGAGGTGGGCCTGCCAGGCGACGTTCGGCACGACGAAGCCGATGACGGCGTTGATCCCGATCGTCGCGTACATCCCGGCCGACGAGCGGCCGAGGTGGCGGTTGAGCACGAGCAGCGCGCCGAACAATCCGAATACCGCACCCGAAGCACCGACCGCGGGCGTGATCCACAGGCTGTGGGTATCGAACTCGTTCTGCGGCGGGGACGCCATCAGCGTGTAGACCACCGACCCGCCCACCGCACTGATGAGGTACACCGCGGCATACCGCGCACCACCGAGCAGCCGCTCGACGTACTGCGCGCCCACGAACCACAGCGCCAGCATGTTGAACAGGATGTGCGTCACCCCACCGTGCGCGAACGCCGCGGTGAGGAAGCGCCAGGGCTGGCTCTCACCGAGGAAGGGGACGAACGCGATCTCGTCGGTGAGGCTCGGCTGCACCTGCTGGAGGACGAACACCGCGACGCAGATCGCGACGATGGCGGTGGACACCACCGGGGTGTCGGTCACGGTGCCCCCGAACACCGTGCGCGCGGACGGCAGGGTGCGGGCCTGCTCCCGGACGCAGTCGACGCACTGCACGCCCACCGCGGCCGGCCGCTGACACTCAGGACAGACGGGCCGGCCGCAGCGCTGGCAGCGGACGTACGACACCCGGTCGGGGTGCCGCGGGCAGACCGGTGGCGCCGCTGGCGCCTCCTGGGGGGCGTATGCCGGGGGCTCGCTCATGCGTCGGTCGGCGTCAGTCGGTGCGCGGTCGCTGGGGTCGTCGGTCGGCTGGTCAGTCGTGGACGACGACGGACTCGATGACGACGTCCTCGACCGGCTTGTCGTTGGCCCCGGTGCGGACGGCGGCGATGGCGTCGACGACCTCGCGGCTCGGGCCGTCGGCCACCTCACCGAAGATCGTGTGCTTGCCCTGGAGCCAGCTCGTGTCGCCCACCGTGATGAAGAACTGGGACCCGTTGGTGCCCTTGCCCATGCGCTTGCCGGCGTTGGCCATGGCGAGCATGTAGGGCTTGGTGAAGTTCTTGTCGGGGCTGATCTCGTCGTCGAAGGTGTAGCCGGGACCGCCGATGCCCTGCCCCAGCGGGCACCCGCCCTGGATCATGAAGCCGGGGATGATGCGGTGGAAGGTCAGGCCGTCGAAGAACGGCGTGGGGTTCGAGCGACCGGCGTCGTCGCGGTACTCCTGCTCACCCGTGGCCAGTCCGACGAAGTTCTTGACGGTCTTCGGGGCGTGGTCGGGGAACAGCGTGATGTTGATGTCGCCGTGGTTGGTCTTGAGGGTGACGTCCATGCCGCTCATCCTTCCACGAGCCGTGGACTCGCCGCGCCCGCGCCATGGCAACGAGGCAGCGACGAGCCAGCGACGAGGCAGCGACGAGCCCCAGAACACACCCCACGGGCTTGCCCACCAGCGGAAACAAGGCAGGATGGGTCACGAGACAGAGTCCGCCAAGAGCCACAGGAGGCATGGTGTTCCGCACCAAGAGCACGACTGAGCAGGCCGCCGACGCCCTGAGCACCAGCGCGCGCAGCGCTGCCGATCACGCCGCATCCCTCAAGGACCGCGTCGGCCCAGCCGCCGAGGTGGCCCGTGATCGCGCCACCACGGCTGCCAGCACCGCGATGGACTGGAGCAAGCCCCACGTGGAGGCCGCGCGCGAGTGGGCCAAGCCGCACGTCGAACACGGCATCGAGGTCGCTGCGCCCAAGCTGCAGGAGGCCGTCGAAGGGCTGGCCCCCAAGGTCGACACGGCGCGCGACACGATCGTCGACACCCTGTTGCCGAAGGTCGCCGAGGCGCTCGCCGCCGTCGCAGCGGCGTCGGCCGCCGCGAAGGCCTCTGCGGCCGACACGGCCGATCGTGCCCCCGACGCTATCGCTGTGCTCAAGGGAGAGCGGGTCGCCAAGCGCCGCAAGGGCAAGTTCTTCCTGTTCCTCGGCCTGGCTGCGGCGGCTGCCGCCGCCATTGCGGTGTTCCGCAAGTCCACGCCCCGCGAGGACCCCTGGGCCACCCCGCTCGAGGACCCCTACACCGCGCCGACCACGGGTCGTGACTCCTCGGTGGCGAGCATCGCCGAGGCGGCCAAGGACAAGGCGAGCACCGCCGCCGGCGCGGTCAAGGACAAGGCCGCCAGCGCGACGACGACCGTGAAGGATGCGGCCAAGGACGCCAAGGACGCGACCTCCTCCCAGGGACGGCACGCTGCCGACAAGGCGGCTGACGCCACCAAGGACGCGACCGACACGGCGGCTGAGGCGACCAAGGACGCGACCGACAAGGCTGCTGACGCCACCAAGGACGCCGCTGACTCGGCAGCCGACCAGACCAAGGACGCGCTGGACTGACCTCGCAGGCCCCGCCCGCGGGTAGCGTGGTCAGGCATGTGGAACGTGGCCGCCGGACCGTTCCTCGCTGCGGCGGGGCTGCTCGTGGTGGCCGGACTCCCCAAGGTCGCTGACCCGTTGCCCCTCGTGCGGGCCCTGCGTGCTGCGGGTCTGCCAGCAGGCCGCCCGCTCGTGCGCCTGTTTGCCGTCGCCGAGATCGCCATCGGTGTCGGGGCGCTGGTCGCTCCCGGGCGGGCCAGTGCCCTCGCGGTCGCGGCGGCATACCTGCTCTTCACCGGCTTCGTGGCGCACGTGCTGCGGCGCGGCGGCGTGCTGGGTTCCTGCGGCTGCTTCGGCAAGCCCGACACCCCCGCGACCTACACCCATCTGGTCCTGACCGCGGCAGCCGCGCTGGCCGCCCTCGCCACGGCAGTCGACCCGCCCGCGGGGCCCTGGGCGGGCGTGGACGGCGCGGCCGTGACCACGGCTGGGCTGGCCGTCCTCATCGCGTTCCTCGCCTGGCAGGTGATGGCGGTACTGCCCACCACCACACCGGCCGCCGTCCGCACGACCACGAAGGGCTGACCATGCTGGCTGCCGTCATCGCCGAGGGAGTCGCGATCGCGCTCCTCGGCGTCCTCGTCCTCGGGTTGCTGCGCAGCCACGCGCTCATCCTCAAGGCACTGCACGAGCTGGGGGCCGGCCTCGAGCTGGAGAAGGACGCCGGCACCGGTGTCACGACAGCCACCACCGGAGGTACGCCAGGGCCGGTGCCCGTCGAGCTGGAGCAGGGCGTCGTCCCGGCGACTCGAGCCGACTCCACCCGCGCCCACGACATCGTCGGCACCGATCTCGACCGCCGCGAGCGCACCGTCACCGTCCGCACCCCTGGCACCAGGACCCTGCTGGCCTTCCTCACGA includes these proteins:
- a CDS encoding DUF881 domain-containing protein → MADQRLTWLTRRPTLWSALVPVVALSAGLLFAVSAATAHGTDLRSSSTDLPGLIRQQTHANATAAEHVRQLRADVDRLSAQQAPGDLRVTQLTQRANALALAAGTEAVHGPTIRVTLTDAKNVPSVLPRDFSVDDYVVHQQDVQAVVNALWKGGAEAMMLMDQRVISTSAVRCVGNTLILQGRVYSPPYVITAMGDPSALQAALDASPNVAIYRQWVDAVGLGYEVQTQSQQAFPEFAGSLNLAFAKAAR
- a CDS encoding rhomboid family intramembrane serine protease yields the protein MSEPPAYAPQEAPAAPPVCPRHPDRVSYVRCQRCGRPVCPECQRPAAVGVQCVDCVREQARTLPSARTVFGGTVTDTPVVSTAIVAICVAVFVLQQVQPSLTDEIAFVPFLGESQPWRFLTAAFAHGGVTHILFNMLALWFVGAQYVERLLGGARYAAVYLISAVGGSVVYTLMASPPQNEFDTHSLWITPAVGASGAVFGLFGALLVLNRHLGRSSAGMYATIGINAVIGFVVPNVAWQAHLGGLLTGAALAAVISWTSTPARRRWQWPGMALVVVLLVALTVVKYATTPALG
- a CDS encoding MauE/DoxX family redox-associated membrane protein, which codes for MWNVAAGPFLAAAGLLVVAGLPKVADPLPLVRALRAAGLPAGRPLVRLFAVAEIAIGVGALVAPGRASALAVAAAYLLFTGFVAHVLRRGGVLGSCGCFGKPDTPATYTHLVLTAAAALAALATAVDPPAGPWAGVDGAAVTTAGLAVLIAFLAWQVMAVLPTTTPAAVRTTTKG
- a CDS encoding class E sortase; amino-acid sequence: MRALRGALGLLGDLFVTAGVLLLLFVGWQLWWTDVTANRVQAGTVHELTREFSTPGATGITPEPVAFGKAFAIVRIPRFGAQYARPVLEGTDHDILEEGVGHYVGTAAPGAVGNFAVAGHRTTYGRPFHDIDTLVPGDLIIVETHATYSVYAVKRHVIVAPTAVDVIAPVPEQPGVKPTAAWLTMTACHPKYSAAQRYVVFAQLVHVYPHAEGLPPGTLTPPKGAP
- a CDS encoding cell division protein CrgA, which gives rise to MPESKGRAKRAYTAPAKPAKPKVGNPPWFVPVMLTLMVLGLLWVVVFYITSQRFPVESLGRWNLGIGFGLMLSGFAMTTRWR
- a CDS encoding peptidylprolyl isomerase, which gives rise to MDVTLKTNHGDINITLFPDHAPKTVKNFVGLATGEQEYRDDAGRSNPTPFFDGLTFHRIIPGFMIQGGCPLGQGIGGPGYTFDDEISPDKNFTKPYMLAMANAGKRMGKGTNGSQFFITVGDTSWLQGKHTIFGEVADGPSREVVDAIAAVRTGANDKPVEDVVIESVVVHD